The proteins below come from a single Dermacentor albipictus isolate Rhodes 1998 colony chromosome 7, USDA_Dalb.pri_finalv2, whole genome shotgun sequence genomic window:
- the LOC139047412 gene encoding uncharacterized protein: protein MRTTGHEESAARKDYSAELVDMRLRLALVCVTVLGYVGADDKDCPKLDCKKEGSNCTVVQDDGSKCGRCSCKGKESNSSDSKPERESGSKPSGEDTGNSSTAAAVAENKSENKPEAASKTDGKSRSKPDGAARNSEGAGAAASTDHSPCHSCPEHCMITMYRGKCTGCVLVDDAETECH, encoded by the exons ATGAGAACGACCGGGCACGAAGAAAGCGCGGCCAGGAAAGACTACAGTGCTGAGCTCGTCGACATGAGGCTCCGATTAGCGCTCGTCTGTGTCACCGTCCTGGGATACGTCGGCG CCGACGACAAGGACTGTCCCAAACTTGACTGCAAGAAAGAAGGCTCCAACTGCACCGTGGTCCAAGACGACGGCAGCAAGTGCGGGCGATGCTCCTGCAAAGGCAAGGAAAGCAACAGTTCAGATTCGAAGCCCGAGCGAGAGTCGGGGAGTAAGCCCTCCGGCGAGGACACCGGGAACTCCAGCACCGCGGCTGCAGTCGCCGAGAACAAGAGTGAGAACAAGCCGGAGGCAGCTTCCAAAACGGATGGAAAGTCTCGGTCCAAACCAGACGGGGCTGCTCGGAACAGCGAAGGCGCAGGTGCCGCAGCTAGCACCGACCACAGTCCCTGCCACAGCTGTCCCGAGCACTGCATGATAACCATGTACAGGGGAAAATGCACCGGGTGCGTTTTGGTGGACGACGCCGAGACAGAGTGCCACTGA
- the LOC139047411 gene encoding progestin and adipoQ receptor family member 3-like yields the protein MDAAVDYGPPQQPLPADHRPRDRPGKRQDHHVKLRRFEEVPAFLRPNPFIRRGYRVLYTPRQCLRSVFQWSNETLNIWTHLGGILLFGAVLVRDVRYRLPAVGANLVDSAVVVAVVCAYITTLSLSVLYHTFNCQSKEAYCKLLRYDVAGVGLSLGSTFSSGVILAFQEHAFFTYLYVSLETLLLVFAVATQDYDNGKALCSLVVFGLVPTFHWLYLAPPYMPLILPRVALIFVYAAISYVVLEGRFPERMWPGRCDYVGASHQIWHLLVLLMTYWWHETALEFVRCKNGLC from the coding sequence ATGGACGCTGCCGTCGACTACGGGCCGCCGCAGCAGCCACTGCCGGCCGACCACAGGCCGCGTGATCGCCCCGGCAAGCGGCAGGACCACCACGTCAAGCTGCGGCGATTCGAAGAGGTGCCGGCGTTCCTGCGCCCGAACCCGTTCATTCGCAGGGGCTACCGCGTGCTCTACACCCCTCGGCAGTGCCTGCGGAGCGTCTTCCAGTGGAGCAACGAGACGCTCAACATCTGGACGCACCTCGGCGGAATCTTGCTGTTCGGCGCCGTGCTCGTCCGAGACGTGCGGTACCGGCTTCCCGCGGTCGGGGCGAACCTCGTCGACTCCGCCGTCGTGGTGGCCGTCGTGTGCGCCTACATCACGACGCTGTCGCTCTCCGTGCTGTACCACACGTTCAACTGCCAGTCGAAGGAGGCCTACTGCAAGCTGCTGCGCTACGACGTGGCCGGCGTCGGTCTCAGCCTCGGCTCCACCTTTTCGTCCGGCGTCATCCTGGCGTTCCAGGAGCACGCGTTCTTCACGTACCTGTACGTGTCGCTCGAGACGCTCCTGCTGGTGTTCGCCGTCGCCACGCAGGACTACGACAACGGCAAGGCCCTCTGCAGTCTGGTCGTGTTCGGGCTGGTGCCCACCTTCCACTGGCTGTACCTGGCGCCGCCTTACATGCCGCTGATTCTGCCCCGCGTCGCGCTCATCTTTGTGTACGCGGCCATTTCGTACGTGGTGCTCGAGGGCCGCTTTCCCGAGCGAATGTGGCCCGGCCGCTGCGACTACGTGGGAGCCAGCCACCAGATCTGGCACCTGCTCGTCCTCCTGATGACCTACTGGTGGCACGAGACGGCGCTCGAATTCGTGCGGTGCAAGAACGGCTTGTGCTGA